Proteins encoded together in one Acidobacteriota bacterium window:
- a CDS encoding peptidylprolyl isomerase: MQKFLILLICIATPASAQSLQERMLQAEDARPTTEAGLAPLMEGLKGNTRRTAIRAIGRLERPVMIPLVAPALADGVGIRAEAANALAQMARTPAAVIEVQKLLIDRAAVDANLNTWEPWGEIAAALGRLPYDTAEQVAAAEDVLITGLPSPDSLNDVDSAALIGSARGFESLARTVRAKKLPPLGPRTWDLLRWAATAQRPPADPRSVLTRRLAMAALVTGNEATASVIERGLLDVDAEVRRFAAAAAATDAAISDRDVLLKRAMADRDPRVRLEALRGWGRQLQKTSCAPVRAAVKDADPHVRLQAIDQLGAGCPAADGPSDLVSIAGALSTRPRTWHAPAHALVSLARTQPAEAAKALPAFAAHATWQVRMYAARAAAWLADAATLTALMGDPSDNVREAALTALVELKRPEAVSAAIDSLSRADYQLVLTAVRALEDKTHAAKATTALVTALGRITKEHKDTSRDPRMAILNRLQAYGDASQAVHLEGYLRDFDPAVAAKAAEMLTAWTGKPRTATPQPLTGPTVTMAAVTALRGKSLRFHMAGRGSFDVALEVDAAPLSAARVARRAGEGYYDGLTFHRIAPNFVIQGGSPGANEYAGEPFYMRDEVGLHLRGTVGISTRGRDTGDAQIFVNTIDSPRLDHTYTVFGSVIAGMNVVDGILEGDVIQRVELVAR; the protein is encoded by the coding sequence ATGCAGAAATTCTTGATCCTCTTGATCTGTATCGCCACCCCGGCGAGCGCGCAGTCTCTGCAAGAGCGGATGCTGCAGGCCGAGGATGCGCGGCCCACCACCGAGGCGGGGCTCGCGCCGCTGATGGAGGGCCTGAAGGGCAACACCAGGCGCACGGCGATCCGCGCGATTGGACGCCTCGAGCGCCCGGTGATGATTCCGCTCGTCGCCCCCGCGCTGGCCGACGGCGTGGGCATTCGCGCCGAAGCCGCCAATGCCCTGGCGCAGATGGCGCGGACGCCCGCGGCCGTCATCGAGGTGCAGAAGCTGCTGATCGACCGCGCGGCCGTGGATGCCAACCTGAACACGTGGGAGCCCTGGGGCGAGATCGCGGCGGCGCTCGGACGCCTGCCATACGACACCGCCGAGCAGGTGGCGGCGGCCGAGGACGTCCTGATTACCGGCCTGCCGTCGCCTGACTCGTTGAACGACGTGGATTCTGCGGCGCTCATCGGATCCGCCCGCGGCTTCGAGTCGCTGGCCCGCACCGTGCGCGCGAAGAAGCTGCCGCCGCTTGGCCCGCGAACCTGGGACTTGCTGCGCTGGGCGGCCACGGCGCAACGGCCGCCGGCGGACCCGCGCTCGGTGCTCACCCGGCGGCTGGCGATGGCGGCGCTCGTCACCGGCAACGAGGCCACCGCGTCCGTGATTGAACGCGGCCTGCTGGATGTTGATGCCGAAGTGCGGCGGTTCGCGGCCGCCGCCGCGGCCACCGACGCGGCGATCAGCGACCGCGACGTGCTGCTCAAGCGCGCCATGGCCGACAGGGATCCTCGCGTGCGGCTCGAGGCCCTGCGCGGGTGGGGCCGGCAGCTGCAGAAGACCTCGTGCGCACCGGTGCGCGCGGCGGTGAAGGACGCCGACCCCCACGTGCGCCTGCAGGCGATCGATCAGCTCGGCGCCGGTTGCCCGGCCGCTGACGGGCCGTCGGACCTGGTGTCGATCGCCGGCGCGCTGTCCACGCGGCCGCGCACCTGGCACGCGCCCGCCCACGCGCTGGTGTCGCTGGCGCGCACGCAACCGGCGGAGGCGGCCAAGGCCTTGCCGGCCTTCGCGGCGCACGCGACCTGGCAGGTGCGGATGTACGCCGCTCGCGCCGCCGCGTGGCTGGCCGATGCCGCGACGCTGACTGCGCTGATGGGTGATCCCTCGGATAACGTGCGCGAGGCCGCGCTCACCGCGCTCGTCGAGTTGAAGCGCCCCGAGGCCGTGTCGGCCGCCATCGACTCGCTGTCGCGCGCCGACTACCAGCTGGTGCTGACCGCGGTCCGTGCGCTCGAAGACAAGACCCACGCCGCGAAGGCCACCACCGCGCTGGTCACGGCGCTCGGCCGGATCACCAAGGAACACAAGGACACCTCGCGCGATCCGCGCATGGCGATCCTGAACCGCCTGCAGGCGTACGGCGATGCATCGCAGGCCGTGCACCTGGAGGGCTACCTCAGGGACTTCGATCCAGCCGTGGCGGCAAAGGCCGCCGAGATGTTGACCGCGTGGACCGGCAAGCCCCGCACGGCCACGCCGCAGCCGCTGACCGGCCCGACGGTGACCATGGCGGCCGTCACTGCGTTGCGGGGCAAGTCCCTGCGCTTCCACATGGCCGGCCGCGGCTCTTTCGACGTCGCCCTCGAGGTTGACGCCGCGCCGTTGTCGGCGGCCCGGGTGGCCCGCCGCGCCGGTGAGGGTTATTACGACGGCCTCACGTTTCATCGCATTGCGCCGAACTTCGTCATCCAGGGCGGCAGCCCGGGTGCCAACGAGTACGCCGGCGAGCCGTTCTACATGCGCGACGAGGTGGGTCTGCACCTGCGTGGCACGGTGGGCATTTCGACGCGCGGCCGCGACACCGGCGACGCGCAGATCTTCGTCAACACCATCGACTCGCCGCGGCTCGATCACACCTACACCGTGTTCGGCAGCGTGATCGCCGGCATGAATGTGGTTGACGGCATTCTCGAAGGCGATGTCATTCAGCGGGTGGAGCTGGTTGCGCGCTGA
- a CDS encoding peptidase M49 has product MTTERPYLLEQIDEAAVVQLYADGFDELTLKEKTLVWHLYQAAIAGRDIYYDQRHRHNLGMRALLEGVLTHADGVPADTLAELTRYTKLFWLNTGPYNNLTARKFLLNLDRARVKEAMEIATRNGADFGLAEGETIGDRVEKYARMFFDPDYEPMVTNKTPGEGQDILVASANNLYDGVTMADLEGFTEQHQLNSRVAMRDGALVEEVYKVGGLYDAEIRRIVGHLRDALPFAPLALGKALAALIRFYETGADAEREAFDIAWVQNRDTAVDTMNGFIEVYMDARGMKGAWEGLVYYANHERTEKIRALATHAQRFEDHLPVNPRYRKPKVQGVSAMAIEVVIEIGDSGPITPIGVNLPNDQRIREEHGSKSVSLSNVLEAYEKSMPDSYRHEFAWDDAEVERAKRWGAFASELTTEIHEVLGHGSGRMADHIQQTPQDLLKEQYSALEESRADLVALYFVADPYLAKIGLVPADEQQAVVQTEYEAYARNALVQLRRVRVGAQLEEDHMRNRQAIVHWLLANTKAIDVRRRDGKTFFVLNDSDAFRSGVARLLAEVQRIKSEGDYAAARDLFETYGVHFDPDLRDEVVARVDHLKLPSYTGFVMPKLAPVTDGSGAIIDVKISYPCDLTAQMLEYSRL; this is encoded by the coding sequence ATGACTACTGAACGTCCGTATCTTCTCGAGCAGATTGACGAAGCGGCTGTCGTCCAGTTGTATGCGGATGGCTTTGACGAGCTGACGCTCAAGGAGAAGACGCTCGTCTGGCACCTCTACCAGGCGGCCATTGCCGGGCGCGACATCTATTACGATCAGCGTCACCGTCACAACCTGGGCATGCGTGCGCTGCTCGAAGGCGTGCTGACGCACGCCGACGGGGTGCCGGCCGACACGCTCGCCGAGCTGACCCGCTACACCAAGCTGTTCTGGCTCAACACCGGTCCATACAACAACCTGACCGCGCGCAAGTTCCTGTTGAATCTCGATCGCGCCCGCGTCAAGGAGGCGATGGAGATCGCCACCCGCAACGGCGCCGACTTCGGGCTGGCCGAAGGCGAGACCATCGGCGATCGCGTCGAGAAGTACGCGCGCATGTTCTTCGATCCCGACTACGAGCCCATGGTCACCAACAAGACCCCGGGCGAGGGCCAGGACATCCTGGTCGCGAGCGCCAACAACCTTTACGACGGCGTGACCATGGCCGACCTCGAAGGCTTTACCGAACAGCACCAGCTGAACTCGCGCGTGGCCATGCGCGACGGCGCGCTCGTCGAAGAGGTCTACAAGGTCGGCGGCCTCTACGACGCCGAGATTCGCCGCATTGTCGGCCACCTGCGCGACGCGCTGCCGTTTGCGCCGCTGGCACTGGGCAAGGCACTCGCCGCGCTGATCCGGTTCTACGAAACCGGTGCCGACGCCGAGCGCGAAGCGTTCGACATTGCCTGGGTGCAGAACCGCGACACCGCGGTTGACACCATGAACGGCTTCATCGAGGTCTACATGGACGCCCGCGGCATGAAGGGCGCGTGGGAGGGCCTCGTCTACTACGCCAACCACGAGCGCACCGAGAAGATCCGCGCGCTGGCGACCCACGCCCAGCGGTTCGAGGACCACTTGCCCGTCAATCCCCGGTACCGCAAGCCGAAGGTGCAGGGCGTCTCAGCCATGGCGATTGAAGTCGTGATCGAAATTGGCGACTCCGGGCCGATCACGCCCATTGGCGTCAACCTGCCGAACGACCAGCGCATCCGCGAAGAGCACGGCAGCAAGTCGGTGTCGCTGTCGAACGTCCTCGAGGCATACGAGAAGTCCATGCCCGACAGCTACCGCCACGAGTTTGCGTGGGACGATGCGGAGGTGGAGCGGGCGAAGCGGTGGGGTGCGTTTGCGAGCGAGTTGACGACCGAGATCCACGAGGTGCTCGGCCACGGCTCCGGCCGCATGGCCGATCACATCCAGCAGACGCCGCAGGACCTGCTGAAAGAGCAGTATTCGGCGCTCGAGGAGTCGCGCGCCGACCTGGTCGCGCTGTACTTCGTCGCCGACCCATACCTCGCGAAAATCGGGCTGGTGCCGGCCGACGAGCAGCAGGCGGTGGTGCAGACCGAGTACGAGGCGTATGCGCGCAACGCGCTCGTGCAGTTGCGCCGGGTCCGCGTCGGCGCGCAGCTCGAAGAGGACCACATGCGCAACCGCCAGGCGATTGTTCACTGGCTGCTCGCCAACACCAAGGCCATCGACGTGCGCCGGCGGGACGGTAAGACCTTTTTCGTCCTGAACGATTCCGACGCGTTCCGGTCGGGCGTGGCGCGGCTGCTGGCCGAAGTGCAGCGCATCAAGTCCGAAGGCGACTACGCCGCCGCTCGTGACCTGTTCGAAACCTACGGCGTGCATTTCGACCCGGATCTGAGGGACGAAGTGGTGGCCCGCGTGGATCACCTGAAATTGCCGTCGTACACTGGCTTCGTGATGCCGAAGCTCGCGCCCGTGACCGACGGCTCGGGCGCAATTATCGACGTGAAGATCTCGTATCCTTGCGATCTCACGGCGCAAATGCTCGAATATTCGAGGCTCTGA
- a CDS encoding MBL fold metallo-hydrolase: MPSLTFLGAARTVTGSKHLLEIDGRRILFDCGLFQGLKELRLRNWSPLSVPPGSIDAVVLTHAHIDHSGWLPRLVAQGFKGPIHCTEGTADICKLVLPDAAHIQEEDAKFANKRGYSKHHPAMPLYTKDDAAEALSRLTTKPFRQKFSVAPGIAAEFINAGHLLGSAYVHVTRSRQPQEGAASTSTGGILFGGDLGRYGRPVLPDPSPGVEADVLLVESTYGNRLHPVDDDGEELAKIVADTFARRGKLIIPAFAIGRVEELLYWLFRLEDQKRVPVMPIYVDSPMAIKGIDYYQRHAKDLDPGIEFVGRHLQRFTATASAQDSKDLVQNDDPAIIIASSGMATGGRVVHHLFAGLGDPRNTVLFVGFQAAGTRGRVMIEGARYVKMYGQEVPVKARIAKINGMSSHADAAEIIKWLRTFPRAPKVTYLVHGEPPAQEALKTRIENELSWNVEIPSHGQTVALPL, from the coding sequence ATGCCCTCGCTCACATTTCTTGGGGCCGCCCGAACGGTGACCGGTTCCAAGCACCTCCTCGAGATCGACGGACGGCGAATCCTTTTCGACTGCGGCCTGTTCCAGGGCCTCAAGGAATTGCGGCTGCGCAACTGGTCGCCCTTGTCGGTTCCGCCCGGCTCGATTGACGCCGTGGTCCTCACCCACGCTCACATCGACCACTCCGGCTGGTTGCCGCGGCTGGTCGCGCAAGGCTTCAAGGGTCCGATCCACTGCACCGAAGGCACCGCCGATATCTGCAAGCTGGTATTGCCGGACGCTGCGCACATCCAGGAAGAGGACGCGAAGTTCGCCAACAAGCGCGGCTACTCCAAGCATCACCCGGCCATGCCGCTGTACACCAAGGACGATGCCGCCGAAGCGCTGTCGCGGCTGACGACCAAGCCCTTCCGGCAGAAGTTTTCGGTCGCCCCTGGCATCGCCGCCGAGTTCATCAACGCCGGCCACCTGCTGGGTTCAGCCTATGTGCATGTGACTCGCAGCAGGCAACCCCAAGAAGGGGCTGCCTCCACCAGCACGGGCGGCATCCTGTTTGGGGGCGACCTGGGCCGCTACGGACGGCCGGTACTGCCCGATCCCTCACCGGGGGTCGAAGCCGATGTCCTGCTGGTCGAGTCCACCTACGGCAATCGCCTCCACCCAGTGGACGACGATGGCGAGGAACTCGCGAAGATTGTGGCTGATACGTTTGCGCGGCGCGGCAAGCTGATCATCCCGGCCTTCGCGATCGGCCGGGTCGAGGAGTTGCTCTACTGGCTGTTCCGGCTCGAAGACCAGAAGCGCGTGCCGGTGATGCCGATCTACGTGGACAGCCCCATGGCCATCAAGGGCATTGATTACTACCAGAGGCACGCGAAAGATCTGGATCCCGGCATCGAGTTTGTCGGCCGCCACCTCCAGCGGTTCACCGCCACCGCCTCGGCGCAGGACTCGAAAGACCTGGTCCAGAACGACGACCCCGCCATCATCATTGCCTCGAGCGGCATGGCCACTGGTGGCCGCGTGGTTCATCATCTCTTTGCCGGGTTGGGCGACCCGCGCAACACCGTGCTGTTCGTCGGCTTCCAGGCCGCCGGCACGCGCGGACGCGTGATGATCGAAGGCGCGCGTTACGTGAAGATGTACGGGCAGGAGGTACCTGTCAAGGCGCGCATCGCCAAGATCAACGGCATGTCGTCGCATGCCGACGCGGCGGAGATCATCAAGTGGCTGCGCACGTTCCCGCGCGCGCCGAAGGTCACCTACCTGGTGCACGGCGAGCCGCCGGCGCAAGAGGCGTTGAAGACCCGGATCGAGAACGAGCTCTCGTGGAACGTCGAGATTCCGTCTCACGGCCAGACCGTCGCCCTCCCGCTCTGA
- a CDS encoding YciI family protein: MYGMVIVRYRRPIEEVLVHQEAHRAFQRKLREDGVMLAGGPHEPRFGGMFLVRVPDDNPQQALDAIRDADPYYQAGVAQYELLAWNVVIGKEGLDSIQ, translated from the coding sequence ATGTATGGAATGGTGATCGTCCGCTACCGCCGCCCGATTGAAGAAGTGCTCGTCCACCAGGAAGCCCACCGCGCGTTCCAGCGGAAGCTGAGGGAAGACGGCGTCATGCTCGCGGGCGGCCCGCATGAACCCCGCTTCGGCGGCATGTTCCTGGTCCGCGTGCCGGACGACAACCCGCAGCAGGCGCTCGACGCCATCCGCGACGCCGACCCGTACTACCAGGCAGGCGTGGCGCAGTACGAACTGCTGGCGTGGAATGTGGTGATTGGGAAAGAGGGTTTGGACAGTATTCAGTAG
- a CDS encoding sodium:solute symporter, translating to MSALDWTIIAVYLSWIVWDGIRLSKNTNEIEGYFLASRSLPWWAVGLSVMATQLSAITMIGTTGQGYAVGMGLLQQYYALPIAMIIIAVTFVPFFHHARIFTAYEFLERRFDAKTRSFTALLFLFSRGMATGVVISAPAVVLSVMLGLDVTTTCLLLALPTAVYTMLGGVQAVAWTDVKQMYLIVFGLTAACIALMMGLPDNVSVGEALHIAGTTGRLQVFDFSTDPSARYTFWTGTIGAMFLFLSYFGTDQSQVQRYLTAKSIDDARTSLFMSAYWKIPLQALVMIIGVFMFLFYIFTPPPMLFNRAHDQRVRESARAGEYVAIEQRFGEAVAARKAAAEQLAVAQRSGDAAAKTAQAAAFNAEEQRVLGVRAEAVALVKAVSGDSSYNDINYVFPTFVVNHLPIGLIGLLMAAIFAAAMSTVAGELSALSTSTVIDFYRRWVRDDGDQKHLLWVSKLATLFWAVFASVVAIWASELGSLIEVVNRFGSFFYGSILGVFLLAIGWKRANSTGAFVGLLTGMGVVGWVTVNTTIAFLWHNLIGAVVVFVTGMIVSELTGPRRPQSAVREPAGKA from the coding sequence ATGTCGGCCCTCGACTGGACCATCATCGCCGTCTATCTCTCGTGGATCGTCTGGGACGGCATTCGCCTCAGCAAGAACACCAACGAGATCGAGGGCTACTTCCTCGCCAGCCGCAGCCTGCCGTGGTGGGCGGTAGGGTTGTCGGTGATGGCGACGCAGCTGTCGGCCATCACGATGATCGGCACCACCGGCCAGGGGTATGCCGTGGGCATGGGGCTGCTGCAGCAGTACTACGCCCTGCCGATCGCGATGATCATCATCGCCGTGACGTTCGTGCCGTTCTTTCACCACGCACGGATTTTCACCGCCTACGAGTTTCTGGAGCGGCGCTTCGACGCCAAGACCCGTTCGTTCACCGCCCTGCTGTTCCTGTTCTCGCGCGGCATGGCGACCGGTGTCGTGATCTCGGCCCCGGCGGTGGTCCTGTCAGTGATGCTGGGCCTCGACGTCACGACCACCTGTCTGCTGCTGGCGCTGCCGACCGCGGTCTACACCATGCTGGGCGGCGTGCAGGCCGTGGCCTGGACCGACGTCAAACAGATGTACCTGATCGTGTTTGGCCTGACCGCGGCCTGCATCGCCCTGATGATGGGGTTGCCCGACAACGTCAGCGTCGGCGAGGCACTGCACATTGCCGGCACCACCGGCCGCCTGCAGGTGTTTGATTTCTCGACCGACCCGAGCGCACGCTACACCTTCTGGACCGGCACGATCGGCGCCATGTTCTTGTTCCTCTCGTACTTCGGCACCGACCAGAGCCAGGTGCAGCGCTACCTCACCGCCAAGTCGATCGATGACGCGCGCACGTCGCTGTTCATGAGCGCCTACTGGAAGATCCCGCTGCAGGCGCTGGTCATGATCATCGGCGTGTTCATGTTCCTGTTCTACATCTTCACACCGCCGCCCATGCTGTTCAACCGCGCCCACGATCAGCGCGTGCGGGAGAGCGCCCGGGCCGGCGAGTACGTGGCCATCGAACAGAGGTTCGGCGAGGCCGTGGCCGCGCGCAAGGCGGCGGCCGAACAACTGGCGGTCGCCCAGCGGTCCGGCGATGCTGCTGCGAAGACGGCGCAGGCGGCGGCGTTCAACGCCGAAGAGCAGCGGGTGTTGGGCGTGCGGGCCGAGGCGGTCGCGCTGGTGAAAGCGGTGTCAGGCGATTCGTCGTACAACGACATCAACTATGTCTTCCCGACATTCGTCGTCAACCACCTGCCGATTGGCCTGATCGGCCTGCTGATGGCGGCGATCTTCGCCGCCGCGATGTCAACCGTCGCGGGCGAGTTGTCGGCGCTCTCGACGTCCACCGTGATCGACTTCTATCGCCGCTGGGTGAGAGACGATGGCGATCAGAAGCATTTGTTGTGGGTGTCGAAGCTGGCCACGTTGTTCTGGGCGGTGTTTGCGTCGGTCGTCGCCATCTGGGCGTCGGAACTCGGATCGCTGATCGAGGTGGTCAACCGCTTCGGATCCTTCTTCTATGGATCGATCCTGGGCGTGTTCCTGCTGGCGATTGGGTGGAAGCGCGCCAACTCGACCGGCGCCTTCGTGGGCCTGCTCACGGGCATGGGCGTGGTGGGATGGGTCACTGTTAACACCACGATCGCGTTCCTGTGGCACAACCTGATCGGCGCGGTGGTGGTGTTCGTGACCGGGATGATCGTGAGCGAGCTGACCGGCCCGCGCCGGCCGCAGTCGGCCGTGCGAGAGCCCGCCGGCAAGGCCTGA
- the argH gene encoding argininosuccinate lyase — translation MRFAPEYVANVLNENFEDAKELLLTPLMSINYAHLVMLTEQGIITNEDARSLRTALDGISVDRVRQVLYDGTYEDLFFYIERLIKQSCDEDVAGRLHTARSRNDIDMTMYRIRQREFIAAVASATLDLRDALLALAERHTHTVYGAHTHTQPAQPSTIAHYLLAVIEQLERDTTRLAAAFESTNRNPLGACAITGTGFPIDRTRTSELLGFSGPTGNTYGSIATVDYLLESVSATSTLIVGLGRVVQDLLLWCTMEFGYLRLSDGFVQGSSIMPQKRNPVALEHARAIGSKAVGQAQAIVTTVHNTPFGDIVDTEDDLQPLVASMFGDAIRMVTLVAAAMRLADFNVEQLASRAAHGGTTMTELADTLVRDHDLPFSSAHAIAALLLKAFTEDPGVSLSAALGSASSAILGRRLEYTEADLQKVLSPAHFVNVRKTYGGPAPEEAGRAIGASRRLLDTDRESWVLRREALDRADANLKARVQQL, via the coding sequence ATGAGATTTGCCCCCGAGTACGTCGCCAACGTACTCAACGAGAACTTCGAGGACGCCAAGGAGCTGCTGCTCACGCCCTTGATGTCGATCAACTACGCCCACCTGGTGATGCTCACCGAGCAGGGCATCATTACAAACGAAGACGCCCGCTCGCTGCGCACCGCGCTCGACGGGATTTCGGTCGACCGCGTGCGCCAGGTGCTGTACGACGGCACCTACGAAGACCTGTTCTTCTACATCGAACGGCTGATCAAGCAGTCGTGCGACGAGGATGTCGCCGGCCGCCTGCACACCGCCCGCAGCCGCAACGACATCGACATGACGATGTACCGGATTCGGCAGCGCGAGTTCATCGCGGCGGTGGCGTCGGCGACGCTGGACCTGCGCGACGCGCTGCTGGCGCTGGCCGAACGCCACACGCACACCGTCTACGGCGCGCACACGCACACCCAGCCGGCCCAGCCCTCGACCATTGCGCATTACCTGCTGGCCGTGATCGAGCAGCTCGAGCGCGACACCACGCGGCTGGCGGCGGCGTTCGAGTCCACCAACCGCAATCCGCTCGGTGCCTGCGCCATTACCGGCACCGGCTTCCCGATCGATCGCACCCGCACCAGCGAACTGCTGGGCTTCAGCGGGCCGACCGGCAACACCTACGGCAGCATTGCCACGGTCGATTACCTGCTCGAAAGCGTGTCGGCCACGAGCACGCTCATCGTCGGCCTCGGCCGCGTCGTCCAGGACCTGCTGCTGTGGTGCACGATGGAGTTCGGCTACCTGCGCCTGAGCGACGGGTTCGTGCAGGGCAGCAGCATCATGCCGCAGAAGCGCAACCCCGTGGCGCTCGAGCACGCGCGGGCCATTGGCAGCAAGGCGGTGGGCCAGGCGCAGGCGATCGTGACCACCGTCCACAACACCCCATTTGGCGACATCGTTGACACCGAAGACGACCTGCAGCCGCTGGTGGCGTCGATGTTCGGCGATGCGATCCGCATGGTCACGCTGGTCGCGGCGGCCATGCGGCTGGCCGACTTCAACGTGGAACAGCTGGCGTCGCGCGCCGCGCATGGCGGCACGACCATGACCGAGCTGGCCGACACGCTGGTCCGGGATCACGACCTGCCATTCAGCTCGGCGCACGCCATTGCCGCGTTGCTGCTCAAGGCGTTCACCGAGGATCCGGGGGTCTCGCTGTCGGCGGCGCTGGGCAGCGCGTCGAGCGCCATTCTGGGGCGGCGGCTCGAATACACTGAGGCTGACCTGCAGAAGGTGTTGAGCCCGGCGCATTTCGTGAACGTGCGCAAGACCTACGGCGGTCCGGCGCCCGAAGAGGCCGGCCGGGCCATTGGCGCGTCGCGGCGGCTGCTCGACACCGATCGCGAGAGCTGGGTCCTTCGGCGCGAGGCGCTCGACCGCGCCGACGCCAATCTCAAGGCACGGGTACAGCAGCTGTGA